One stretch of Lucilia cuprina isolate Lc7/37 chromosome 6, ASM2204524v1, whole genome shotgun sequence DNA includes these proteins:
- the LOC124420630 gene encoding antichymotrypsin-2-like, with product MSTYFHIFSEYNHNRFLVLNFLLALPLTSTADILAELQNFGEQLFHKVCDSHPKEEDQLVGPFPLATLLILLCVNAEKDSAYEITDNLVLDRQNVIEKIDLTAGDTIDGWPSIDICDIETLSSKTHLLLSTEIHFKSLFLYNFASTAKGAFYTIEGEEIGFDVLTLLANLKYGEIPELKANAVEIPYSDGDTSLVIILPNTQGGVIELEQDLKLFPLNGVDSYLKHQWITVVMPKIHIFAEISLKEELKMLGMSRMFNHLCDGKNIQVLDVISNATFSIDEKSAGLDPFLGQDTYNYPPENVSEFHINHPFIFIIKSSLNVIYLYGKLIK from the exons atgtCAACGTATTTCCATATATTTTCAGAATACAAtcataatcgatttttggttttaaatttccTGCTCGCTTTACCCCTGACATCTACAGCAGACATTCTTGCCGAGCTACAAAACTTCGGAGAACAATTATTTCACAAAGTATGCGACTCCCATCCAAAAGAAGAAGATCAGTTAGTTGGGCCATTTCCTTTAGCAACACTTTTGATTCTATTATGCGTGAATGCTGAAAAAGATTCTGCCTATGAAATCACCGACAACTTAG TATTGGACCGGCAAAacgttatagaaaaaattgatttGACTGCTGGAGATACTATTGATGGTTGGCCAAGTATTGATATATGTGATATAGAGACACTCAGTTCTAAAACACATTTACTCTTATCTACTGAGATCCATTTtaagagtttatttttatacaatttcgcCTCTACGGCAAAAGGAGCCTTTTATACTATCGAGGGTGAAGAAATTGGTTTTGATGTCTTAACTCTTTtggcaaatttaaaatatggcgAAATTCCTGAATTAAAGGCAAATGCTGTTGAAATACCCTACAGTGATGGCGATACTTCCTTAGTGATTATATTACCAAACACTCAGGGAGGagtaatagaactagaacaagatttaaaactatttcCTCTCAATGGAGTTGATTCATATTTAAAGCATCAATGGATAACAGTTGTAATGCcgaaaatacacatttttgcTGAGATATCGCTAAAAGAAGAATTAAAAATG TTGGGCATGTCCAGAATGTTTAATCATTTGTGCGATGGTAAAAACATACAAGTTTTAGATGTCATTTCAAATGCCACATTTAGTATTGATGAAAAATCAGCTGGACTAGATCCATTCTTAG gcCAGGACACCTATAATTATCCGCCTGAAAACGTCTcagaatttcatataaatcatccttttatatttataataaaatcatccttaaatgtaatatatttatatggtaAGCTAATTAAATAA
- the LOC111675225 gene encoding serine protease inhibitor 42Dd-like — protein sequence MVDMEHFGQELFYALASTEPQRNQLITPLPLATVLILLRANAEVDSAYEIGDYLGLIGKANEVIQENYDNLLRKMEKTKYFTMSNNISIVTSQIVVDTVKLSIRDTIKVWRTHRICYKAADLTNSGHKTDILLETKMHFNNVFRYSLSSSTRGYFHTHNGDKIEKEMLNHIAEVRYGKVPQLSATAIEVPYSDGNTFLLIFLPHNPMGIRELEKHLKVFPLGSMNSYLRRNRLKLILPKFKTHVKMSVRDGLIELGMGSMFKRLCETTSHIRVGDIVFSSSFGINEQTAGAETFIDDDEATLAKIPEIRVDHPFIFLVKSIRNDIYLMGKIVT from the exons ATGGTTGATATGGAACACTTTGGTCAGGAATTATTTTACGCCTTAGCCTCTACAGAACCTCAACGTAATCAATTGATAACACCTTTACCGTTAGCaactgttttaattttattacgtGCCAATGCTGAAGTTGATAGTGCTTATGAGATCGGTGACTATTTAGGTTTAATTGGCAAAGCTAATGAAGTTATTCAAGAAAATTATGATAACCTATtgagaaaaatggaaaaaactaaatactttaCAATGTCAAATAATATCTCAATAGTGACAAGTCAAATTGTAGTAGACACTGTGAAATTAAGTATACGCGATACCATCAAAGTCTGGAGAACTCATCGGATTTGTTATAAAGCAGCCGATTTAACCAATAGTGGTCATAAAACAGATATACTATTAGAAACTAAAATGCACTTTAATAATGTATTCCGCTATAGTCTTTCCTCATCTACCAGGGGCTATTTCCATACACATAATGGCGATAAGATTGAAAAGGAAATGTTGAATCATATAGCAGAAGTACGTTATGGCAAGGTACCTCAACTGAGTGCTACAGCTATTGAAGTACCCTACAGTGATGGCAATactttcttattaatttttctacCTCACAACCCCATGGGTATAAGAGAGTTAGAAAAGCATTTAAAGGTATTTCCTTTGGGTAGTATGAATTCATATTTAAGGCGGAATCGTCTCAAACTTATTTTGCCGAAATTTAAGACCCATGTCAAAATGTCTGTAAGAGATGGTTTGATAGAG TTGGGAATGGGTAGCATGTTTAAACGCCTGTGTGAAACTACGTCTCATATTAGAGTTGGCGACATTGTGTTTAGCTCTTCATTTGGTATTAATGAACAAACAGCTGGAGCTGAAACTTTTATAG atGATGACGAGGCAACACTTGCGAAAATTCCCGAAATTCGTGTTGATCATCCATTTATTTTTCTAGTAAAATCGATTAGAAATGATATATATTTAATGGGCAAAATAGTGACTTAA
- the LOC124420629 gene encoding leukocyte elastase inhibitor C-like, whose protein sequence is MKYKGQLQFLFLNLLLVLPMSAGGKLEGLEEFGRELFFTLSNYEPAENHIISPLPLATILILLRMDAEKKVAYEITEHLDLAGQPTDKLRESYLNLFEKMNQSQFFDMSINISFVYHEHISENLIMSVDTAIKSWSGYYVCIHSEELANIQTPSGTPVSDSPKVDIIIDTNVHFKNRLLYSITKTDEGVFYPLHGDKIAKTMLHHTAQIRYGEIYYLSATAVEVPYNDGHTYLVILIPNDRKGIVQLQDNLERYPLSNINQYLNNDTLKLIMPALKVEVRFPLYDMFEIMDMASMFTQMCDSMPDIKVTQFDYIASFEINNRTQDEDTYIPDDEEYLEEVPEIIVDHPFIFYIKSDEDDIYFMGKILE, encoded by the exons ATGAAATATAAAG GACAATtgcaatttctatttttaaatctaCTTCTGGTTTTGCCCATGTCCGCAGGAGGAAAGTTAGAAGGTCTAGAAGAATTTGGTCgagaattattttttacattatctAATTATGAACCTGCGGAAAATCATATTATATCCCCACTTCCATTAgccacaattttaatattattacgcATGGATGCtgaaaaaaaagttgcttacgAAATTACCGAACATTTAGATTTGGCCGGTCAACCTACCGATAAATTGCGTGAATCTTATTTGAATCTATTCGAAAAAATGAATCAATCGCAGTTTTTTGATATGTCAATTAATATAAGCTTTGTATATCATGAACATATTTCGGAAAATCTTATAATGTCTGTGGATACAGCTATTAAGTCCTGGTCAggttattatgtatgtattcattCTGAAGAATTGGCAAATATCCAGACTCCATCAGGAACTCCAGTTTCGGATTCACCTAAAGTAGATATAATAATTGACACAAACGTTCACTTTAAGAACCGGCTATTGTATAGTATTACCAAGACTGACGAGGGAGTTTTCTATCCTCTGCATGGCGATAAGATTGCTAAGACAATGTTACATCATACAGCTCAAATACGATATGGGGAGATATATTATTTAAGCGCTACAGCCGTTGAAGTGCCTTACAATGATGGTCATACTTATTTGGTGATTTTAATTCCCAACGATCGTAAGGGTATAGTACAATTGCAAGATAATTTGGAAAGATATCCACTCAGTaatataaatcaatatttaaacaacgATACGCTTAAACTTATAATGCCAGCCCTAAAGGTTGAAGTGAGATTTCCTCTGTATGATATGTTTGAAATT ATGGACATGGCCAGCATGTTCACACAAATGTGCGATTCTATGCCTGATATAAAGGTTACGCAATTCGATTATATTGCATCATTTGAAATCAATAACCGAACCCAGGATGAAGACACATATATCC CTGATGACGAGGAATATCTGGAGGAAGTCCCAGAAATAATTGTAGATCatccatttattttttatatcaaatcaGATGAAGAcgatatatattttatgggaaaaatt ttagaaTAA